In Stanieria sp. NIES-3757, the DNA window ATTCTGAAGATGAACCAACTGCCAGTACAGCGATCGCAACTGTGGCTCGTTTAACAGGAGATTACAGTAAAATCGGGCGAGTAGTCGATTTTTTGCAACATTCCAGTGTTAATGCGAGAAGAGCTTGTATTCAAGATTTAATCGATGCTAAATATTATCCCGCCGTTAAAGATATAGCGAAATGTCCTGTCTCAATTGTGTTTCGTTTGCGAGGAATTAGACTGCTAGCAGAAGCAGGGATAGCGGAAGGTAAAATTAATTTTGCTCAAGTTGAACCCAGTTTAGATCGAGTAATACGCGATCGCCCTCAAGATTTGGAAATGGTACACGAGTACGATCAAAAACCGAGTTTAGAATTTCTCATTCGCGAACTGTATCATACGGATTTTGGGCGTTGTTATTTAGCCAGTCAAACGTTACTCAAGGAATATGCTCAACAAGCACCCGAAGCATTAATGGAAACCTATCAAGCTGAAGCCTATAATGATTACGGAGCGCATTATCATGTCATTAAACTCTTCGGTTGGCTCGAATATCAACCCGCCAAAGAAATTATTATTGAAGCTTTACACAACACTCAACCCCAGTTTCAAAAATCCCGCGCAGCAGCAGCGATCGCTTTAGCTAATTTAGGTGCTACTGATACTATCCCTTTACTGAAAAATAATCTTACTACTCATATTTTCGATCTTAAATACGCCTGTTTATTAGCATTAGAACAATTGGGAGATTATAGTAGTTGCCAAATAGCTACTGAAGATGCAGACTTGTTAATTAAAACTAAAGCCAGTCAAATAGCTATTATTAACAACTAATTACATTGGAAACATTTTGTAGACAAAGTTAATTGAGGATTAATCAATTGTCTCTTGATAAAAAATATCCAGATTTGAGAAATGAAAATCCCATAGTTCGCGAACGAATTATGCAACAAATAGTTGAGGAGTACAATGCAGAAACTATTAATCAACTAGTGGAAGTTTTAAATTCAGAAGATGCAGTTTATCGACGTACAGTAGTTAAAACTCTGAATTTGATTGGTTTAGATGCTATTCCTACTTTATTACAAGAACTAAATCAAAGTAACAATTCTCTAGCTAAAGCCAGTTGTATCAATGCTTTAACTACAATTGCCCAACAAGATGAAACAGAACAATTTGCCAGCCAAATTTTAACCAGCTTACAACAAGCACTAGAAGATCCTAATCCGATGGTACAACTATCAAGTGTCGGAGCGATCGAAACGTTTGGAGAAACAGCCTTTGATATTCTGACTGCTGCGATCGATTCTGATAATCTTTTGGTGCAGGTAGCAGTAGTTAATGCTTTAGGTTCTTTAGGAGATCCTAGAGGTTTAGATGTCTTATCTCCTCTATCTCAAGATCGAACTGTAGATCCTTATGTTCAAGAATTAGCTGTTAGTGCCTTATCTCGTTTAGAACAGGTAATTAAATTTAATAGTTAAAATCTTCATGAAAGTACCTGTTTGGGCAATTCCTCCTTCTAAGCTAAATTTATCAAAAGATCAGATTCATATTTGGCGTGCTAGTTTAAATTTATTGTCTGAAGAAATAGAACAATTAGAACAGATCCTTTCCGAAGATGAGCGATCGCGTGCTAATCGCTTTCGTTTTCCTCATCTTAAAGATCGTTTTATTGTTGCTAGAGGTAATTTAAGAAAAATTTTGAGTTATTATCTCCAAATCGAAAGCAATTCTATTAAGTTTGAATATACTTCTCGTGGTAAACCTCAATTAGCAACAAATTTAAATCAAATTGGTTTGCAATTTAATCTTTCTCATTCTCAAGATTTGGCTTTATATGGGTTTAGCATCAATCAAAAAATTGGCATAGATTTAGAACATTTACGTTCTATTTATGATGTAGAAAAACTTGCTCAAAGATTTTTTTCCGAGCGAGAATATAAGTTAATTACTGAAAGCGATTTCGATAAAAAACAACAAGTTTTTCTGCAATTTTGGACAGCTAAAGAAGCTTATTTAAAAGCAACTGGCGAAGGCTTAGTTGATTCTCTTTCGGAAATTGAGTTTTTAAGAAAATTAGATCAAAGCATCAGTTTACAGTCAGTTCATGGCAATACTAAAGCTGCTCAAAATTGGTTAGTTGAAAACTTTATTCCTGCTGCTGATTACATTGCTACTCTTGCTATAGAACACCCCTTACCTAATAAAACTCAACAAAAAATTTGCTTTTGGGAGGCATGAAAAATTATGTTCACCGATAAACGCAGATGAATGCGGATAGAGTTATCGATTGAAATTAAGTCTTAATAGAAACAATCAACTCTATATTATATTGAGAATTTCTATAGTTATGCTAATTAGCAGAAGGCAAAAGGCAGAAGAAAAACAAGAATATGCAATTTGATTGTTTAATAACTTATTACTTATTATTTTTTTGTTTCCTACACTTTAAGCAATCGTTACTTCCGAAGATAAATAAACATCTTGAATTAAATGAAATAATTGAACTCCTTCTTCAAAAGGACGCTGGAAAGTTTTTCTACCAGAAATTAAACCACAACCACCAGCCCGTTTATTTATTACTGCTGTCCGTATCGCTTCGGCAAAATCATTTTTACCAGTAGCACCACCAGAATTAATTAAACCACTGCGTCCAGCATAACAATTGAGGACTTGATAGCGAGTCAAATCAATGGGATGTTCGCTAGTTAATTCTGTATAAACTCGTTCATCAGTTCTACCGTATTTTTTCCCCGTCGCCTTAGCAACTGCTTGATAGCCTTGGTTACATTCAGGTAGTTTTTGCTTGATAATATCAGCCTCAATCGTCACTCCCAAATGATTAGCTTGTCCTGTTAAATCGGCTGCGACATGATAATCTTGGTCTTGTTTAAACACATCATTACGCAGATAACACCAGAGAATGGTAGCCATTCCTAGTTCGTGGGCGCGGGCAAAAGCACGACTGACTTCCTGTATTTGTCGAGTAGATTCTGGTGAACCAAAATAAATAGTTGCCCCGACTGCCACAGCCCCCAAATTCCAAGCTTGTTCGACCGAAGCAAACATAATTTGGTCGTATTGATTGGGATAGGTTAGTAGTTCGTTATGATTGAGCTTAACAATAAAAGGAATCCGATGGGCGTATTTACGAGCAACCATTCCCAAAACACCTAAAGTTGTAGCAACGGCATTACACCCTGCTTCTAGAGCAAGTTTAACGATATTTTCTGGGTCGAAGTAAGTAGGGTTAGGTGCAAACGAAGCTGCTGCCGAATGTTCAATACCTTGATCGACTGGAAGAATAGAAAGATAGCCAGTATGGGCAAGTCTACCTGTAGAATAAAGTTGTTGCAAACTACGGAGAACTTGAGGATTGCGATCGCTATTGGCAAACACACGGTCAACAAAGTCTGCCCCTGGTAAATTGAGCAAATTTTGAGATACTTTAGCTTGATAGGTTAATAAATCTTCTGCTTCATCACCTAACCAAGAGAGAAAGGATTTCTGTGGAGAAAAAGTAACAGTCATGGCAGTTTGTGATTTAGTTATTGCTGCTTATCTTTTATTGTGACTATTACTTGGATGATCTAAGTTCTGTCTCAAGATAGTTTTCTCGTTTTAATATTTTAACTAAAGTCCTATTTTAACTAGCCAGTTTAAGAGTAATTGATTAACTACCTCTGGTTTTTCATCATGAGGACAATGACCAGCAGTAGGAATAGCATGAAATTCTACTTGAGAATTAGTTGAAGTGAGGTCTTGATAGATTTTTGCTCCTTTAATTGGTGTCCAAGGATCGTCTTCGCCCCATAAAATTAGTAAAGGATGTTGCAACTGAGATAATAAATCTTGGGGTTTTGGGCCTGCGGGTGCAGTAAGTACCGAAGCAAAAACTTGATGAGCATTAGGATCACAAGAAGGAGTATACAACATTTCAACCAACTCATCAGTCACCGCAGCGCGATCGCGATACACTTGATATAAGGTACGACGAATCCGAGCTTTTTGACGAACATTATTAAAAATAAATTTACCAGTCACAGGTGAACTTACCAACTTGGTAAACGTACCCATGATTAATCGTAAAGGTAAATTTAATTCATCAGGACGGTGATTTAATCCTCCTGCACAATTAATTAACACTCCTCCTGCTGCTATTTCGGGATATTCCGTAATCAGCATTAAACTAATCAAACCCCCAATCGAATTACCGACAAAAACAGTGGGTTCGTTAATATGAGCTTGCCAAAAATCTTTAATTTGAGTTTGCCAAAGTTCTAAAGTGTAATCTAAAGTTGGTTTAGCTGAACCGCCAAAACCTAAAAGATCGATCGCAAACACTCGATAACCTTGCTTTGCCAAAACGGGAATATTCTTTTGCCAATGTCCAATTGAAGCTCCAAAACCATGAATTAGCAAAAGAGGTTGTCCTTGTCCCATGACAGTATATTCAATCGAGTGACCCTGCCAAGTCCAAGCTAATTTTTCAATTTTATCCGTTAAAAAAATTTGTTTTGTAGTCACAACTTGTAAGTTAGCTTGAGATGTTCTAGTTCTTTAGATGATACAAAAATTAATATCTTCTGGAAAGTATTTTATAGTCACCAGTCATCAATGACCAGTTATCAATTAACTATCAACCACAAATAAAAAACTCTTCATTAATCCTCTTGAATTAATTCTGTAGTTAAATTGTCTTTTAATTCTCTTATTGATTAAATTTTC includes these proteins:
- a CDS encoding HEAT repeat-containing PBS lyase, whose amino-acid sequence is MDKRFFNIFNLTEDQAIALLKKPLTELEDQSERYVAASHLINFPTSRAINALIETIQDPNPELYHRIARRKAVESLGRLKAEEALPIIRACLADEDVYTVENAVWAIGEIGTEDESILAEIANLLDKPGQNYRLIIQTLAKFNYQPALDQIKSLTDSEDEPTASTAIATVARLTGDYSKIGRVVDFLQHSSVNARRACIQDLIDAKYYPAVKDIAKCPVSIVFRLRGIRLLAEAGIAEGKINFAQVEPSLDRVIRDRPQDLEMVHEYDQKPSLEFLIRELYHTDFGRCYLASQTLLKEYAQQAPEALMETYQAEAYNDYGAHYHVIKLFGWLEYQPAKEIIIEALHNTQPQFQKSRAAAAIALANLGATDTIPLLKNNLTTHIFDLKYACLLALEQLGDYSSCQIATEDADLLIKTKASQIAIINN
- a CDS encoding HEAT repeat-containing PBS lyase, producing the protein MSLDKKYPDLRNENPIVRERIMQQIVEEYNAETINQLVEVLNSEDAVYRRTVVKTLNLIGLDAIPTLLQELNQSNNSLAKASCINALTTIAQQDETEQFASQILTSLQQALEDPNPMVQLSSVGAIETFGETAFDILTAAIDSDNLLVQVAVVNALGSLGDPRGLDVLSPLSQDRTVDPYVQELAVSALSRLEQVIKFNS
- a CDS encoding phosphopantetheine-protein transferase, with product MKVPVWAIPPSKLNLSKDQIHIWRASLNLLSEEIEQLEQILSEDERSRANRFRFPHLKDRFIVARGNLRKILSYYLQIESNSIKFEYTSRGKPQLATNLNQIGLQFNLSHSQDLALYGFSINQKIGIDLEHLRSIYDVEKLAQRFFSEREYKLITESDFDKKQQVFLQFWTAKEAYLKATGEGLVDSLSEIEFLRKLDQSISLQSVHGNTKAAQNWLVENFIPAADYIATLAIEHPLPNKTQQKICFWEA
- a CDS encoding Fructose-bisphosphate aldolase gives rise to the protein MTVTFSPQKSFLSWLGDEAEDLLTYQAKVSQNLLNLPGADFVDRVFANSDRNPQVLRSLQQLYSTGRLAHTGYLSILPVDQGIEHSAAASFAPNPTYFDPENIVKLALEAGCNAVATTLGVLGMVARKYAHRIPFIVKLNHNELLTYPNQYDQIMFASVEQAWNLGAVAVGATIYFGSPESTRQIQEVSRAFARAHELGMATILWCYLRNDVFKQDQDYHVAADLTGQANHLGVTIEADIIKQKLPECNQGYQAVAKATGKKYGRTDERVYTELTSEHPIDLTRYQVLNCYAGRSGLINSGGATGKNDFAEAIRTAVINKRAGGCGLISGRKTFQRPFEEGVQLFHLIQDVYLSSEVTIA
- a CDS encoding alpha/beta hydrolase fold protein — protein: MTTKQIFLTDKIEKLAWTWQGHSIEYTVMGQGQPLLLIHGFGASIGHWQKNIPVLAKQGYRVFAIDLLGFGGSAKPTLDYTLELWQTQIKDFWQAHINEPTVFVGNSIGGLISLMLITEYPEIAAGGVLINCAGGLNHRPDELNLPLRLIMGTFTKLVSSPVTGKFIFNNVRQKARIRRTLYQVYRDRAAVTDELVEMLYTPSCDPNAHQVFASVLTAPAGPKPQDLLSQLQHPLLILWGEDDPWTPIKGAKIYQDLTSTNSQVEFHAIPTAGHCPHDEKPEVVNQLLLNWLVKIGL